The stretch of DNA caacagagagagagagagacagagaaggaAACAACCAAAGGGAATGCCTGATGTTGAATGATTCGTACAAGTCAAAGATAGTCAGTCCATGAACTGCAGTCGATGACAATTGAAAGGATTACCCTTTAAGTTAGTTGACAGCGTAAAAATATGACATCAAAAGGATTTGATAAGCAAACTCATTTCTTCCTACATTTCTTAACCGGCATTTTCCGTGTTCTTCACAGTCATAtatcaattaaatttgttaaagCCATTTAgctatttttaaacttttctaACCTTTAACCTAACCAAATGATATTAATAAGAGATATTAAAATGAGCCATATTAACATAATTTGTATGCcacatttttcataatttttcaCGCTTTTTATTGGAATTTTAATCACAGTGTTTGTTAGAGATTAGGCAAAGTAGAGAACAAagaatattttcaatattggTTACAGTTGACTAGAAATGAAACGAAATTTCTCTAGCTAAttgttttggaaaaataaatgAGAGAAAAGTGTTTAGTGACTAAATTTATACATAATTATCCATTCGTACATAAGTCCACTTATCTCGGTCACTGCAAACTTATACTTCATATTTAAAGCTATTGATTTGTCTTCTATACAGCAATTTTTGTAGCGAATTTTAGATATTAAATGACCTGGCAAATAGTTCAActctttttaaaatttactggCATACTTGTTAATTGATTAAGACAAACTTTGACGTTTTTCCATTAAGAAGTATATCTATACTTTATGGATAAACGAGTAAGACATATTGACATTATATCGCAGAGTTGACATGACCCCACCGAACAAACTATTTTTAGTCTTGATAAGCGTGAGAAGATAAAGCCcccaaataaaaaaccacTAAACTAAAACTTTTGATTGATGTATTGTCtcattaaaatcaattttcacAACTCGTCAGATCGGATTACTATAACGTAAAGCTGCGAAAAGACTACTTTATTGGGAAATATCACAGCCGAATTAAAGCAGACTTTTTATTAAAGTATGTAGTCTTAATGATAAATTTCGCATAatgtagaagaaaaaaaacaaatataatacaaaaatatttaaaccacAGAACTAATTTAATGAAACTTCTGAAGGAATTAAGATTTTATAATGGCTCACCCTAAAAAGGTACTAACAATTTAGCttctttgttgttatttaatGCTTTACTCGTATGTAAATTTTCAGcttgttaaatatttcaacagatgtacttaaaaatttaagttttaagATAACCAAATTAGATAGTTGCTCCTATTTTTTATTCCATTAAACTTATTATACTCTAAAACTGGAAATTAGTCGAATTATTCGAAAAGACGCAGGAAaacctttttgatttttgtagTTACTGCAGTACTTGAAAATTTACTCGTATATAGCTAAAACTTATTGAGCATTGGCGTTGAGAAAGAATTCTTCATTCCTATAAATTTTCTGGGGAAAAGGCCTTAAATATGTTCAATGGTTTTCAAACTAAACTTTATTAGGTGTTCGCTAAAACGAGTTCTATTATGCAGATCTATAACTCTGCAGTGCAGGGTAGATAATGATCCACAAAGtaattatattaatatttaatatgtggccaacaaaatatttgttattatagttcaaaatgtatattatatatctaGGTTACATGTTTCTATGTTGCCTATAAATGTAGATAAGTGAAAGAATACAATGAGAGAATGGTTTAATAGTGTTAGGATACACTGTGGGatttacttttatatatatttaaacaattggCTATGGtccaaacaaaaacattgttgttatttttgaaGGGTTATTCATCATTTGTTTATCACGATCCaatttaaaactatttaaacCTCTTGTGAGCTCTTGCACTGCACACTTCAACATCATCATAAACTTGATACCACAATCGATAAGAGTTTAACAAAGtttattataaacaaaaaatactctTCATTCCCGCATATCCTTGCATCAATAACAGTATCATATTGGCAATTGAGATGCCATCATTTTGTTTTCAGTACatcgtaaaaaaaaagaagacattAAAATGATTGCCAACAGTTCAAAttgccaataaaaaaaatgtttttgcgtcaacaacattaacaattaacaattaaataatCTATTTCTAACCAAAGTAAGTCttccaacaaaaaacaaaaatttgtattctattataaagccaaaataattttatttgatatttatatttggTTTAATTGAAagataattaatttttttctttatctcgataaccaataaatataaaattttattatatattcaCTCGTTTTAATTACAGTTAGTGctgaaataatttatttaaaagtagTACAAAACATTAGACTAATTGCACAAAATGTTAAATTGCATAGCTTAACAAGCATTatgcattttaatttgattgcAAAGTTTTCAGCCGCCATTATACATGGATTTTTTGTTCTCGTTTTTGTTTGGCTATTAAAGAGCatcattattataatttataataatatccACAAAATGCACACTGGCTGGCTAAATGCATATTGCATAATAGATGCCAAGCTCCGGCGGGTTAGCCAAAGCAAAAGAGCTGGCAATTTGCAAATCAACGTTGATGGCAATGGGACGCAACTCTTGGGTCTTAAACGCCCCCAAACATAGCACCCAGAGAGCCTCCatcgacacacacacacacacaaacaaacacagaggcacacacacacatattagGGCCATTTACAATGCATTTTAGGGGCTCATTAGCCACATGGGAACATGAACATGGTCGAACGGATATTATATTGAAGTCTTTCTTACAACAAGGACATCATCTTTGTACTCTGTTGGAATTACAGTCTTGTAAGGCTTTTATAAATCGATTTGACGAAGTGACGTGATTGTCTTTCCCCTCCTGCCGGTAAGGGTCCATGTCCGGGTATGGGTACGGGTCTTGTGTCGTAAAGTTTATGCAATGCAAGCCAACAATAGCTTGCACTCCATTGTGGCCAAAGGAAATACAATCTGCGCCATTTTCAAGCTTGCTTTATCTACCATGGACATCCAAACCAAAAGGACCGACAACGAACAACGACATGGtgacggcgacgacgacgatggcgATAACAACTACAATATAATATAATGGGGGTTTCATATTACACCATTGCAATTTAATAGCATTGCGtttcccttttcttttttttttttgctgttttcttCTAGCAAATCCGACAAAGCTCCAAGGATAGCACTGGCTCCTCCGACTCGGATAGCTCCTCAGATGATGAATCCCTGCCCAATACCACACCAAATCCTCCAAGTGGAAATGAACCACCGCCGGAGAAGGCACAAAAGGAGACAGAAGCCGGTGCCGAGATTTCAGCGCTTGTGAACTATGTTCAGCCCATACATTTTAGCTCCTTTGAGAATGCCGAGAGTAAGTCCATCCAAACACACCCTTTAAAAgtgatatatttatattgttatatatattttccataCAGAAAAGAATCGCTGCTATGAGATGTCATCGTTTGATGAGAAACAGGCCACCACTCTGCTTAAGGAACGGCCCATTGAGTTTGTCAACTATAATAAACATCAATTGTCGCGAGTTTATCCGGCGGGCACACGCTTCGATAGCTCCAATTTTATGCCACAACTTTTCTGGAATGCCGGCTGTCAATTGGTGGCTTTGAATTTCCAAACTTTGGATCTGGCTATGCAACTTAATTTGGGTATTTTCGACTATAATGCACGTTCGGGTTATTTACTTAAACCGGAGTTTATGCGTCGTTCGGATCGTAGATTAGATCCATTTGCCGAGAGCACTGTGGATGGCATTATAGCTGGAACTGTGTGCATTACCGTACTTTCGGGACAATTTCTAACGGACAAGCGTGTGAATACATTTGTGGAAGTGGATATGTATGGCCTGCCGGCGGATACAGTACGCAAAAAGTTTCGCACCAAGACAGTACGAGATAATGGCATGAATCCTGTGTACGATGAGGAACCATTTGTCTTTAAGAAAGTCGTGCTGCCCGAATTGGCTAGCATACGTATTGCAGCCTATGAGGAAGGTGGCAAATTGATAGGACATCGTGTGCTGCCCGTAATTGGTCTTTGTCCCGGCTACAGGCATGTGAATCTGCGCTCCGAAGTGGGTCAACCCATTGCCCTGGCATCGCTATTCCTTTGTGTGGTTGTCAAGGACTATGTGCCCGATGATCTATCGAATTTCGCTGAAGCTCTGGCCAATCCCATCAAATATCAAAGTGAATTGGAGAAGCGAGACATTCAGCTGTCCGTGTTGACAGATGAGACGGATGCTATATCCAATCAGGAAGAGGAATTATCCAAGTCATGTGAGTAGATGTGTTAGTAGGTCGCAAATTGTAGCACCATCTAAGGACCCATAAAAGAAAACCCAccgttcttttttttgtagcatttggagttgttaattttaatttaatttcttttctttctacttttctttttgtaactTTCGGTTAAAACTTTTGGATTTTGGATTTGgttaaaaacacaaaaaacaaactataAACGCACCATACTCAACCACACCACCACATattaccaccaccaccacacaAAACGGTTGACGGACACACAAAACTGCACAAAACTTCCTTTCTTAACCTACCTCCTTGCCCCCAACTGCCCCCCAACGTTTCTGTTCGAATCTCTCTCTGATCCTCCAGTCGTTTTCGTCCAAGTAGGTGGCCAGAAGAAAGAGCTACGCCCCATCGAATCGTTAGCCACATCACCAAAACACAGAGCCAGCATATCGGCAGCGGCTGCTCTCAGTGTTGAGGTGCCAATGGATCGTCCCGATGGCAGTGGCCGCACCGCTGAGGATAGTATTTCTCAAGTGGTACCCAGTATTCAGCATCAGCATTCTCTCGATCAATCTGTGAGCACTTCCATACGTCAGGTGGAATCCTCACAGTTCGATGTGGATTTGGTGGTGGCTGAACCACTGGAAAAGCTGCTCGAACACAAAACGGTGCGTGAGAAACGTCTCGAGATGGAGAAAAAACTTGAATCGTTGCGCAAGAAACACGACAAggagaaaatcaaaattgcgggACAGAAATTGAGTCCACTGGATGGGGGCAAGAAGCCAAAGTTTACTATAACTAATAAACTGGTGAAACGTCTCAGCAACAAGAGTCTGTAAGTGTTCGGGGCGGATATTTAAAGAGTGGGCATGGCACTGCCAGATGACGCCATTGAAATTAGTAATTGTCTCTCTCCGAACAGCGAACCGGGCATAGAAGTGCCACCCTGTCCCCTGGATCTAGGCGATAGCAGTGAAGAAAGTGCCGGTGGCACAGAACTGGGCGATGAAATGGCCACCAGCAGCAATTTGGAAAGTACTCGAGAGTCACGTCTGCGTAGCGCTTGTAGAGAATATACAGCTCAATATCGTGAACTCCAAGAGAAATATCACGAGGCCATCTATGCGGCAGCCGAGAAAGTTCTAAAAACCTCACAATCCGGTCAGACGAAACAGCTAAAAGCCTCGCTAGACAAAGTCACAGGCGAGGTAATGCATCAGCTGCAGGAAGCGCGACGAAGTGAGGTCAAGAACTTGGCCACAGTGCACAGAGATCGCGATGAATTAGTCAGGTAAGGACTAGAGTTGCAATTAGCTCTTAAATCTCTTTAACCCAAGCTCGTTTTAGAATGAAACGTGAAGTAGCCAGCTCCGTGGTTGAGCGTGGAGTGGCGGAACGTGTTCGACTGAAGCAGACTTTCGATAAGCGAACAGATGAATTGCAAAAGCAACACGACTTTGTGCGCAATGCCTTGGCCGATCATCGGGCCAAGGTAagtagaaaactcaaaaaacaATTCGATTAGAATCATTAATCAGCATCTAAATTTAAACAGGCCCGTCAAATACTCGACAAAGATGCCGAATCTCGCAGCTGTGTTTCGAATAATGGCTTCCTGGTGCTCTTCCATGGAACACATCATCATGGCTGCTCATCTGGAGCAGCAATGGGGTCTGGCACCACTACATCGGGCAATAATCTCACACTTAATTTGGatggtggcggtggcggtggagCTGTTGGTGGTGATTTAGGCATTTCACCCGCCAAATCTCACAACAGTATTGTTAACGAAATGAAGACGTAAATTGTCTATCTTTCTCAACCTCAAACCAAaccccaccccaccccacATTACCCCTAGTAAACTCCAAAGTTCACTTCACCTTCTCCCCCACTTAGAATTAGATGTTGTTCTTCGGTTTTCAGTATTTGCGATAGttgtgttaaaaaaaaaacaaaaagggaaaaacataaacaaaaaaaaatatgaaatgaaaaaagtcTTCGTAGCTCTTAAGTGGTGCAGCAGTTTTAAATCAACTCTGAACCTTGACtagttaaacaaaaacaaaaaaccagaaaCCTAACTGTAACAGGAATCACATTTTTCTACTTTAACTGAACAAACTAGTTGTACTCTATATAATTGTATATCTAGTGTAACTCTAACTGTCGGTGtatgaacaaaacaaaaacaaaaaacatctagaaaaaaaaaaacaaacgcaaAAAACATACCAAAAGATTATTTCGGAATGCCGAATTATATATAAACCCTTTGCAGATAAGTTTGACTATtgattcaaaaaattttcattgaatcacttaacttttgttttaaacaaatttttgttctaCTTGTCCGATTTAAGGAAAAgttcaaaaacatttttatgatGGAAAATTCtctatttttaagttttaaaacaaaaatagtgTTAAATTCTGTTTGACTGATTGATTATAtgtgattatttaaaaaatatataaatataagttttatataatttaacgCACAATCTGCACAAAATTTCAAAGAGGTCAATTTAGTCTCGCTTGGAtctttatatttgttttaagaACCTAATTGATTTGCTGATGCTTTTAactataatttgtttttttctcgtCTGCATGGGTTTATATAGTTACCAAAATCTTTGTCCAAACCGTAACGGTTTCTTCCTACAATGATACTTCTCTGAAACTCTGAGTGTCTATTTAAGTCAAGcgattaatatttatttaactctatatataaatatatacgaACTAAGCGATGCTAATAATGGGAGAGAGAGTCTACTCCAATTTCTAATGCTAAATGTGGTTGTGtgtattacttttttttatatctatCTATGATGTATGTACGTAATATGTATAttgatattttaaattatatatatatgtatatctgttATATAgtaatttactttactttgcCGGCTGGAAGTCAACTCAAATGTGTTTAAGCCATTGCCGAAGAGTTCGTTTACTCTTTGTTAGCCGTTTTTAGGACTGTGAACAAAGAAGCAGTAGAGAAGACTTTAGTAAAAAATATGAGAAGGATTTCACAATTGCACCGAATGACTTAGAGTTTAATACTAATGTGTGCTAAGCAAGTCTGTCTttagttttattatttgtagCATCTCTGGAGAATAGactttgtttttggtttataGTAATTAGGCGAGTAACTAATTACTTCAGACTGCAACATGAGGTccgttttttttgtgttttttaaaataattaagtttttttgtGTGATCTAAGCAGTGGAAATTTAGTGATAAGCTTAGATTTGGTtgtatttatatacaatttatcACAGTTCTATATTACATTATTGTCATTGGTATctaatttactttttttgcgtatttgtttctttaaagGTGGAACAGATGTTAGAGACTTcttaattttagttttcttaAATGATTATATAAAAGTAGCTAGCAAATTaagcaactttttttttttttaaatattctgcAATGCACACTGTGAGAAAATATGGAGACAACCAAAATAAGGCGACAGAACACACTTTTGACTTCAAGATCACATAGTGTATCCAAAAAACCGATCCCATATTGCACTCTAA from Drosophila willistoni isolate 14030-0811.24 chromosome 2R unlocalized genomic scaffold, UCI_dwil_1.1 Seg200, whole genome shotgun sequence encodes:
- the LOC6641658 gene encoding 1-phosphatidylinositol 4,5-bisphosphate phosphodiesterase classes I and II isoform X1 produces the protein MCHRCVTTIMRMASIFILRTTTTSLTDVDLFNFLALFKELLTGKLKVLQVFFLIRQDSGSGTPVTMRVDAKGFFLCWVDQNNELDILDIATIRDVRTGQYAKKPKDSKLRQIVTLGPQDTLEEKTVTICHGSDFVNMTFVNFCCTRRDIAQLWSDGLIKLAYSLAQLNGSAIMFLQKAHTKLCLQVDKSGRIPVKNIIKLFAQNKEDRKRVEKALDVTGLPSGKVDSISVSKFQFEDFYNLYKCLTQRSEVERLFDSIVGNSKRKCMSIAQLVEFLNKTQRDPRLNEILYPYANPARAQELIQQYEPNKFNAQKGQLSLDGFLRYLMGDDNPIMAPNKLDLCDDMDQPLSHYFINSSHNTYLTGHQLTGKSSVEIYRQCLLAGCRCVELDFWNGRTEEPVIVHGYTFVPEIFAKDVLEAIAESAFKTSEYPVILSFENHCNPRQQAKIANYCREIFGDMLLDKPMDSHPLEANVDLPPPSMLRRKIIIKNKKKHHHHHHHHHHKKPAQAATAGQGTPAASNKLTTANSVDAAAKAAAQQVAAASHEDGPVGAGGVRTSTANGDIVSGSGTGHAPPLQQIRQSSKDSTGSSDSDSSSDDESLPNTTPNPPSGNEPPPEKAQKETEAGAEISALVNYVQPIHFSSFENAEKKNRCYEMSSFDEKQATTLLKERPIEFVNYNKHQLSRVYPAGTRFDSSNFMPQLFWNAGCQLVALNFQTLDLAMQLNLGIFDYNARSGYLLKPEFMRRSDRRLDPFAESTVDGIIAGTVCITVLSGQFLTDKRVNTFVEVDMYGLPADTVRKKFRTKTVRDNGMNPVYDEEPFVFKKVVLPELASIRIAAYEEGGKLIGHRVLPVIGLCPGYRHVNLRSEVGQPIALASLFLCVVVKDYVPDDLSNFAEALANPIKYQSELEKRDIQLSVLTDETDAISNQEEELSKSFVFVQVGGQKKELRPIESLATSPKHRASISAAAALSVEVPMDRPDGSGRTAEDSISQVVPSIQHQHSLDQSVSTSIRQVESSQFDVDLVVAEPLEKLLEHKTVREKRLEMEKKLESLRKKHDKEKIKIAGQKLSPLDGGKKPKFTITNKLVKRLSNKSLNCLSPNSEPGIEVPPCPLDLGDSSEESAGGTELGDEMATSSNLESTRESRLRSACREYTAQYRELQEKYHEAIYAAAEKVLKTSQSGQTKQLKASLDKVTGEVMHQLQEARRSEVKNLATVHRDRDELVRMKREVASSVVERGVAERVRLKQTFDKRTDELQKQHDFVRNALADHRAKARQILDKDAESRSCVSNNGFLVLFHGTHHHGCSSGAAMGSGTTTSGNNLTLNLDGGGGGGAVGGDLGISPAKSHNSIVNEMKT
- the LOC6641658 gene encoding 1-phosphatidylinositol 4,5-bisphosphate phosphodiesterase classes I and II isoform X3, giving the protein MMSAGGTYISTASVEVPQALQDGEKFVKWDDDSGSGTPVTMRVDAKGFFLCWVDQNNELDILDIATIRDVRTGQYAKKPKDSKLRQIVTLGPQDTLEEKTVTICHGSDFVNMTFVNFCCTRRDIAQLWSDGLIKLAYSLAQLNGSAIMFLQKAHTKLCLQVDKSGRIPVKNIIKLFAQNKEDRKRVEKALDVTGLPSGKVDSISVSKFQFEDFYNLYKCLTQRSEVERLFDSIVGNSKRKCMSIAQLVEFLNKTQRDPRLNEILYPYANPARAQELIQQYEPNKFNAQKGQLSLDGFLRYLMGDDNPIMAPNKLDLCDDMDQPLSHYFINSSHNTYLTGHQLTGKSSVEIYRQCLLAGCRCVELDFWNGRTEEPVIVHGYTFVPEIFAKDVLEAIAESAFKTSEYPVILSFENHCNPRQQAKIANYCREIFGDMLLDKPMDSHPLEANVDLPPPSMLRRKIIIKNKKKHHHHHHHHHHKKPAQAATAGQGTPAASNKLTTANSVDAAAKAAAQQVAAASHEDGPVGAGGVRTSTANGDIVSGSGTGHAPPLQQIRQSSKDSTGSSDSDSSSDDESLPNTTPNPPSGNEPPPEKAQKETEAGAEISALVNYVQPIHFSSFENAEKKNRCYEMSSFDEKQATTLLKERPIEFVNYNKHQLSRVYPAGTRFDSSNFMPQLFWNAGCQLVALNFQTLDLAMQLNLGIFDYNARSGYLLKPEFMRRSDRRLDPFAESTVDGIIAGTVCITVLSGQFLTDKRVNTFVEVDMYGLPADTVRKKFRTKTVRDNGMNPVYDEEPFVFKKVVLPELASIRIAAYEEGGKLIGHRVLPVIGLCPGYRHVNLRSEVGQPIALASLFLCVVVKDYVPDDLSNFAEALANPIKYQSELEKRDIQLSVLTDETDAISNQEEELSKSFVFVQVGGQKKELRPIESLATSPKHRASISAAAALSVEVPMDRPDGSGRTAEDSISQVVPSIQHQHSLDQSVSTSIRQVESSQFDVDLVVAEPLEKLLEHKTVREKRLEMEKKLESLRKKHDKEKIKIAGQKLSPLDGGKKPKFTITNKLVKRLSNKSLNCLSPNSEPGIEVPPCPLDLGDSSEESAGGTELGDEMATSSNLESTRESRLRSACREYTAQYRELQEKYHEAIYAAAEKVLKTSQSGQTKQLKASLDKVTGEVMHQLQEARRSEVKNLATVHRDRDELVRMKREVASSVVERGVAERVRLKQTFDKRTDELQKQHDFVRNALADHRAKARQILDKDAESRSCVSNNGFLVLFHGTHHHGCSSGAAMGSGTTTSGNNLTLNLDGGGGGGAVGGDLGISPAKSHNSIVNEMKT
- the LOC6641658 gene encoding 1-phosphatidylinositol 4,5-bisphosphate phosphodiesterase classes I and II isoform X4 — encoded protein: MMSAGGTYISTASVEVPQALQDGEKFVKWDDDSGSGTPVTMRVDAKGFFLCWVDQNNELDILDIATIRDVRTGQYAKKPKDSKLRQIVTLGPQDTLEEKTVTICHGSDFVNMTFVNFCCTRRDIAQLWSDGLIKLAYSLAQLNGSAIMFLQKAHTKLCLQVDKSGRIPVKNIIKLFAQNKEDRKRVEKALDVTGLPSGKVDSISVSKFQFEDFYNLYKCLTQRSEVERLFDSIVGNSKRKCMSIAQLVEFLNKTQRDPRLNEILYPYANPARAQELIQQYEPNKFNAQKGQLSLDGFLRYLMGDDNPIMAPNKLDLCDDMDQPLSHYFINSSHNTYLTGHQLTGKSSVEIYRQCLLAGCRCVELDFWNGRTEEPVIVHGYTFVPEIFAKDVLEAIAESAFKTSEYPVILSFENHCNPRQQAKIANYCREIFGDMLLDKPMDSHPLEANVDLPPPSMLRRKIIIKNKKKHHHHHHHHHHKKPAQAATAGQGTPAASNKLTTANSVDAAAKAAAQQVAAASHEDGPVGAGGVRTSTANGDIVSGSGTGHAPPLQQIRQSSKDSTGSSDSDSSSDDESLPNTTPNPPSGNEPPPEKAQKETEAGAEISALVNYVQPIHFSSFENAEKKNRCYEMSSFDEKQATTLLKERPIEFVNYNKHQLSRVYPAGTRFDSSNFMPQLFWNAGCQLVALNFQTLDLAMQLNLGIFDYNARSGYLLKPEFMRRSDRRLDPFAESTVDGIIAGTVCITVLSGQFLTDKRVNTFVEVDMYGLPADTVRKKFRTKTVRDNGMNPVYDEEPFVFKKVVLPELASIRIAAYEEGGKLIGHRVLPVIGLCPGYRHVNLRSEVGQPIALASLFLCVVVKDYVPDDLSNFAEALANPIKYQSELEKRDIQLSVLTDETDAISNQEEELSKSCGQKKELRPIESLATSPKHRASISAAAALSVEVPMDRPDGSGRTAEDSISQVVPSIQHQHSLDQSVSTSIRQVESSQFDVDLVVAEPLEKLLEHKTVREKRLEMEKKLESLRKKHDKEKIKIAGQKLSPLDGGKKPKFTITNKLVKRLSNKSLNCLSPNSEPGIEVPPCPLDLGDSSEESAGGTELGDEMATSSNLESTRESRLRSACREYTAQYRELQEKYHEAIYAAAEKVLKTSQSGQTKQLKASLDKVTGEVMHQLQEARRSEVKNLATVHRDRDELVRMKREVASSVVERGVAERVRLKQTFDKRTDELQKQHDFVRNALADHRAKARQILDKDAESRSCVSNNGFLVLFHGTHHHGCSSGAAMGSGTTTSGNNLTLNLDGGGGGGAVGGDLGISPAKSHNSIVNEMKT
- the LOC6641658 gene encoding 1-phosphatidylinositol 4,5-bisphosphate phosphodiesterase classes I and II isoform X5, yielding MMSAGGTYISTASVEVPQALQDGEKFVKWDDDSGSGTPVTMRVDAKGFFLCWVDQNNELDILDIATIRDVRTGQYAKKPKDSKLRQIVTLGPQDTLEEKTVTICHGSDFVNMTFVNFCCTRRDIAQLWSDGLIKLAYSLAQLNGSAIMFLQKAHTKLCLQVDKSGRIPVKNIIKLFAQNKEDRKRVEKALDVTGLPSGKVDSISVSKFQFEDFYNLYKCLTQRSEVERLFDSIVGNSKRKCMSIAQLVEFLNKTQRDPRLNEILYPYANPARAQELIQQYEPNKFNAQKGQLSLDGFLRYLMGDDNPIMAPNKLDLCDDMDQPLSHYFINSSHNTYLTGHQLTGKSSVEIYRQCLLAGCRCVELDFWNGRTEEPVIVHGYTFVPEIFAKDVLEAIAESAFKTSEYPVILSFENHCNPRQQAKIANYCREIFGDMLLDKPMDSHPLEANVDLPPPSMLRRKIIIKNKKKHHHHHHHHHHKKPAQAATAGQGTPAASNKLTTANSVDAAAKAAAQQVAAASHEDGPVGAGGVRTSTANGDIVSGSGTGHAPPLQQIRQSSKDSTGSSDSDSSSDDESLPNTTPNPPSGNEPPPEKAQKETEAGAEISALVNYVQPIHFSSFENAEKKNRCYEMSSFDEKQATTLLKERPIEFVNYNKHQLSRVYPAGTRFDSSNFMPQLFWNAGCQLVALNFQTLDLAMQLNLGIFDYNARSGYLLKPEFMRRSDRRLDPFAESTVDGIIAGTVCITVLSGQFLTDKRVNTFVEVDMYGLPADTVRKKFRTKTVRDNGMNPVYDEEPFVFKKVVLPELASIRIAAYEEGGKLIGHRVLPVIGLCPGYRHVNLRSEVGQPIALASLFLCVVVKDYVPDDLSNFAEALANPIKYQSELEKRDIQLSVLTDETDAISNQEEELSKSFVFVQVGGQKKELRPIESLATSPKHRASISAAAALSVEVPMDRPDGSGRTAEDSISQVVPSIQHQHSLDQSVSTSIRQVESSQFDVDLVVAEPLEKLLEHKTVREKRLEMEKKLESLRKKHDKEKIKIAGQKLSPLDGGKKPKFTITNKLVKRLSNKSLEPGIEVPPCPLDLGDSSEESAGGTELGDEMATSSNLESTRESRLRSACREYTAQYRELQEKYHEAIYAAAEKVLKTSQSGQTKQLKASLDKVTGEVMHQLQEARRSEVKNLATVHRDRDELVRMKREVASSVVERGVAERVRLKQTFDKRTDELQKQHDFVRNALADHRAKARQILDKDAESRSCVSNNGFLVLFHGTHHHGCSSGAAMGSGTTTSGNNLTLNLDGGGGGGAVGGDLGISPAKSHNSIVNEMKT
- the LOC6641658 gene encoding 1-phosphatidylinositol 4,5-bisphosphate phosphodiesterase classes I and II isoform X6, giving the protein MMSAGGTYISTASVEVPQALQDGEKFVKWDDDSGSGTPVTMRVDAKGFFLCWVDQNNELDILDIATIRDVRTGQYAKKPKDSKLRQIVTLGPQDTLEEKTVTICHGSDFVNMTFVNFCCTRRDIAQLWSDGLIKLAYSLAQLNGSAIMFLQKAHTKLCLQVDKSGRIPVKNIIKLFAQNKEDRKRVEKALDVTGLPSGKVDSISVSKFQFEDFYNLYKCLTQRSEVERLFDSIVGNSKRKCMSIAQLVEFLNKTQRDPRLNEILYPYANPARAQELIQQYEPNKFNAQKGQLSLDGFLRYLMGDDNPIMAPNKLDLCDDMDQPLSHYFINSSHNTYLTGHQLTGKSSVEIYRQCLLAGCRCVELDFWNGRTEEPVIVHGYTFVPEIFAKDVLEAIAESAFKTSEYPVILSFENHCNPRQQAKIANYCREIFGDMLLDKPMDSHPLEANVDLPPPSMLRRKIIIKNKKKHHHHHHHHHHKKPAQAATAGQGTPAASNKLTTANSVDAAAKAAAQQVAAASHEDGPVGAGGVRTSTANGDIVSGSGTGHAPPLQQIRQSSKDSTGSSDSDSSSDDESLPNTTPNPPSGNEPPPEKAQKETEAGAEISALVNYVQPIHFSSFENAEKKNRCYEMSSFDEKQATTLLKERPIEFVNYNKHQLSRVYPAGTRFDSSNFMPQLFWNAGCQLVALNFQTLDLAMQLNLGIFDYNARSGYLLKPEFMRRSDRRLDPFAESTVDGIIAGTVCITVLSGQFLTDKRVNTFVEVDMYGLPADTVRKKFRTKTVRDNGMNPVYDEEPFVFKKVVLPELASIRIAAYEEGGKLIGHRVLPVIGLCPGYRHVNLRSEVGQPIALASLFLCVVVKDYVPDDLSNFAEALANPIKYQSELEKRDIQLSVLTDETDAISNQEEELSKSCGQKKELRPIESLATSPKHRASISAAAALSVEVPMDRPDGSGRTAEDSISQVVPSIQHQHSLDQSVSTSIRQVESSQFDVDLVVAEPLEKLLEHKTVREKRLEMEKKLESLRKKHDKEKIKIAGQKLSPLDGGKKPKFTITNKLVKRLSNKSLEPGIEVPPCPLDLGDSSEESAGGTELGDEMATSSNLESTRESRLRSACREYTAQYRELQEKYHEAIYAAAEKVLKTSQSGQTKQLKASLDKVTGEVMHQLQEARRSEVKNLATVHRDRDELVRMKREVASSVVERGVAERVRLKQTFDKRTDELQKQHDFVRNALADHRAKARQILDKDAESRSCVSNNGFLVLFHGTHHHGCSSGAAMGSGTTTSGNNLTLNLDGGGGGGAVGGDLGISPAKSHNSIVNEMKT